The Deltaproteobacteria bacterium genome includes a region encoding these proteins:
- a CDS encoding xanthine dehydrogenase family protein molybdopterin-binding subunit has protein sequence MANYVGKSIKRKESFDSIQGKNTYIADVDLPGMLHACIHRSPYAHARVTRVDLSDALAQPGVVAALSGADIRRLSRPMAPFPFTRTRPYTSDYPRVRFADHYCLAVDRVRHAGEAVAVVVAVDRYAAADAAEAVRVEYEPLPPVVDVEAALERGSVRLYEEWGDNIQYEFRFSEGPVDDLLESSAVVVRERIVQHRYTGTPLETRGVIASVDQRDNLLTLWSSTQVPHALPNLVLDTLGRGDLKIRVISPAMGGGFGIKWAFYPEEVLMPLLSLRLDRPVGWRESRSEHMAASHHSRAQVDYAEAGFDESGRITALKTKVIVDLGAAYPSGGTSLAFVTANFIPGPYRVENYATTSFGVVTNKTAAGPHRANGKAESNFIMERVMDRAALELGLGKDEIRRRNLIQPHEFPYTCVTGSTYDSGDYPACLRKALAEADYAGLLAERDRLRREGRYRGVGLAFMLEPLSSLRPNAYNAGYETVTVRLDPVGKAWVFSGDMNMSASHKTTLSQVVADGLGVRFEDVQVFEGDSALVSSSSGSYASRFSTVTISAAMKACEAVRRKMLAIAAHTLRCHPEALECAGGMILDRTRPGVALTVKEVANMAYYSINQLPGNMDPGLHDTHYFINPNTSFEPDAKGRTSNFSTFPYAMHVAYVEVDAGTGETTILKYLTVDDSGNMVNPMIVDTQITGAISHGVGGAFLEELVYDEQGQLLSGTFADYLIPSAMEMPDLEIHHMVTPMPFTPGGFKGVGEIGAIGPPVVLASAIEDALAPLGVKIMSLPLKPENIWRAIHERQNATGERK, from the coding sequence ATGGCGAACTACGTCGGCAAGAGCATCAAGCGCAAGGAGTCCTTCGACTCGATCCAGGGGAAGAATACGTACATCGCCGACGTCGACCTCCCCGGGATGCTCCACGCCTGCATCCACCGGAGCCCCTACGCGCACGCGCGCGTGACCCGGGTGGACCTCTCGGACGCGCTCGCGCAGCCGGGCGTGGTGGCGGCCTTGAGCGGCGCGGACATCCGGCGGCTGTCGCGCCCCATGGCGCCCTTTCCGTTCACCCGCACGCGGCCCTACACCAGCGACTACCCGCGGGTGCGCTTCGCGGACCACTACTGTCTGGCGGTGGACCGGGTACGGCACGCGGGCGAGGCCGTGGCGGTGGTGGTGGCGGTGGACCGCTACGCCGCCGCGGACGCGGCCGAGGCGGTGCGCGTGGAATACGAGCCGCTGCCGCCGGTGGTGGACGTGGAGGCCGCGCTGGAACGGGGGTCCGTCCGGCTCTACGAGGAGTGGGGGGACAACATCCAGTACGAGTTCCGCTTCAGCGAGGGGCCGGTGGACGATCTGCTCGAATCGTCCGCGGTGGTGGTCCGCGAGCGCATCGTGCAGCACCGCTATACCGGGACGCCGCTGGAGACGCGCGGCGTCATCGCCAGCGTGGACCAGCGGGACAACCTGCTGACGCTGTGGTCCTCGACCCAGGTGCCGCACGCGCTCCCGAACCTCGTGCTCGACACCCTGGGCCGCGGCGACCTCAAGATCCGCGTGATCTCGCCCGCCATGGGCGGGGGCTTCGGCATCAAGTGGGCCTTCTACCCCGAGGAAGTGCTGATGCCGCTCCTGTCCCTCCGGCTCGACCGCCCGGTGGGCTGGCGCGAGAGCCGGAGCGAGCACATGGCGGCGTCGCACCACTCCCGCGCCCAGGTGGACTACGCGGAGGCGGGGTTCGACGAGTCCGGGCGCATCACCGCCCTCAAGACCAAGGTCATCGTCGACTTGGGCGCCGCTTATCCCAGCGGCGGCACCTCCCTGGCCTTCGTCACCGCCAACTTCATTCCCGGGCCCTACCGCGTCGAGAACTACGCCACTACTTCCTTCGGGGTGGTCACCAACAAGACCGCCGCCGGCCCTCACCGGGCCAACGGCAAGGCCGAGTCCAACTTCATCATGGAGCGGGTGATGGACCGGGCCGCCCTGGAGCTGGGTCTCGGCAAGGACGAGATCCGCCGCCGCAACCTCATCCAGCCCCACGAATTTCCCTACACCTGCGTCACCGGCTCCACCTACGACAGCGGCGACTACCCCGCGTGCCTGCGCAAGGCGCTGGCGGAGGCGGACTACGCCGGCCTGCTGGCGGAGCGCGACCGGCTGCGCCGGGAAGGGCGCTACCGGGGCGTCGGCCTGGCCTTCATGCTCGAACCCCTCAGTTCGCTCCGGCCCAATGCCTACAACGCCGGCTACGAAACCGTGACGGTGCGACTGGATCCCGTGGGCAAGGCCTGGGTGTTCTCGGGCGACATGAACATGAGCGCGAGCCACAAGACCACGCTCTCGCAGGTGGTGGCGGACGGGCTGGGCGTGCGCTTCGAGGACGTTCAGGTGTTCGAGGGCGACAGCGCCCTGGTGTCGTCTTCCAGCGGGTCCTACGCCAGCCGGTTCTCGACGGTGACGATTTCCGCCGCCATGAAGGCGTGCGAGGCGGTGCGGCGGAAGATGCTGGCCATCGCCGCCCACACGCTGCGTTGCCATCCCGAGGCACTCGAGTGCGCCGGCGGCATGATCCTGGACCGGACGAGGCCGGGGGTGGCGCTCACGGTCAAGGAAGTGGCCAATATGGCCTACTACTCCATCAACCAGCTCCCCGGGAACATGGACCCGGGGCTCCACGACACCCACTACTTCATCAACCCCAACACCAGCTTCGAGCCCGACGCCAAGGGTCGCACGTCCAACTTCTCGACGTTCCCCTATGCGATGCACGTGGCCTACGTGGAGGTGGACGCGGGCACCGGCGAAACCACGATCCTCAAGTATCTGACCGTGGACGACTCCGGCAACATGGTGAACCCCATGATCGTCGACACCCAGATCACCGGCGCCATCTCCCACGGCGTCGGGGGCGCGTTTCTCGAAGAGCTGGTGTATGACGAGCAGGGACAGCTCCTTTCGGGCACCTTCGCCGACTACCTGATTCCGTCGGCCATGGAGATGCCGGACCTGGAGATCCATCACATGGTGACGCCCATGCCCTTCACGCCGGGCGGGTTCAAGGGCGTGGGGGAGATCGGCGCCATCGGCCCGCCGGTGGTGCTGGCCAGCGCCATCGAGGATGCGCTGGCGCCGCTGGGGGTCAAGATCATGAGTCTGCCGCTCAAGCCGGAGAACATCTGGCGGGCGATACACGAAAGACAAAACGCAACAGGAGAACGGAAATGA